One segment of Haloplanus natans DSM 17983 DNA contains the following:
- a CDS encoding PAS domain S-box protein: MALIRQTNRSIRVLHVDDQPDFTDLTATYLKRNDDSFSIAAAKSVDGALERLRETDFDCIISDYDMPEKTGLDFLEIVREDYPDLPFILFTGKGSEEVAGKAISAGATDYLQKGAGSDQYSLLANRIRNYVDKSHAQRQRERQLEAIKNAREPISILNDDGEFVYVNTAFAELYGYSETELLGEHWRLLYPDEEIPHVQEQILPTVHSQGYWHGQTTGLRADGSTFVEDHIISTTGRGDLVCTVRNATERDERERTLKRYETLIRALNDPVYALDADGKFTFVNDAFVNLVGYERERILGSTPGLIKNRNDVETAERNLASLLSSTGPESLVFEVEIQPKDGDPIYCEDHMGVLPYEGDEFDGSVGVLRDITERKERERDLQRYEAIIEASGDPVYSLDNDGRFTFVNEAGVEMTGYDEEKLLGEHISIIMEEVDIERGKQLIDSLLASEGTWDTFEMEVITRDDERILCENHLGLLPESCEYSGTVGILRDITDRSQRKRELERQNARLEEFTSVVSHDLRNPLSVAKGRLKAAQDECESEHLDHVQSAHERMEALIEDLLTLAREGEAVTDLEQVDLGSVAANCCHATSEAEGNPCIATDKIIRADRSRLQQLLENLFANAVEHGGEDVTITVGDFDNGFFVEDDGVGIPESERSRVLEAGYSTSAEGTGFGLGIVKQIAEAHGWAVDVTESESGGARIEITDVEFL; encoded by the coding sequence ATGGCTCTCATTAGACAAACAAATCGGTCCATACGTGTTCTTCACGTCGACGATCAGCCGGATTTCACAGACCTAACTGCGACGTATCTGAAACGTAATGACGACTCGTTTTCTATCGCTGCTGCCAAGAGCGTGGACGGAGCTCTCGAACGTCTCCGTGAGACGGATTTTGACTGCATTATTAGCGATTACGATATGCCGGAAAAAACGGGACTCGACTTTCTCGAAATCGTCCGAGAGGACTATCCTGATCTTCCATTCATTCTCTTTACTGGCAAGGGGTCGGAAGAAGTGGCGGGCAAGGCTATCTCCGCCGGCGCAACTGATTATCTGCAGAAGGGGGCCGGAAGCGACCAATACTCCTTGTTAGCGAATCGCATTCGAAATTACGTTGATAAATCACACGCACAGAGGCAACGTGAACGGCAGTTAGAAGCGATTAAAAATGCTCGTGAACCGATCAGTATCCTCAATGATGACGGCGAGTTCGTCTACGTAAATACGGCGTTTGCCGAGCTGTACGGGTACAGCGAAACCGAACTGCTCGGCGAGCATTGGAGATTGCTATACCCCGATGAAGAGATACCGCACGTTCAAGAACAGATCCTTCCCACAGTCCATTCTCAGGGGTACTGGCACGGACAAACGACAGGGCTTCGAGCGGATGGAAGTACCTTCGTCGAAGACCACATCATCTCTACGACGGGCAGGGGAGATCTCGTCTGTACCGTCCGTAATGCCACCGAGCGAGACGAACGGGAACGGACGCTCAAACGCTACGAGACGCTTATCAGGGCGCTGAACGACCCCGTCTACGCACTCGATGCCGACGGCAAATTCACGTTCGTCAACGACGCGTTTGTGAATCTCGTCGGATACGAGCGAGAGCGGATTCTCGGGAGTACGCCGGGACTCATCAAAAATCGAAATGACGTGGAGACGGCCGAACGGAACCTTGCCAGCCTTCTGTCGTCAACGGGGCCGGAGAGCCTCGTATTCGAAGTCGAGATTCAGCCGAAAGACGGCGACCCAATCTACTGTGAAGATCACATGGGCGTCCTCCCGTACGAGGGTGACGAGTTCGACGGGTCAGTCGGCGTGCTTCGAGACATAACCGAGCGAAAAGAGCGAGAGCGCGACTTACAGCGGTACGAAGCGATCATCGAAGCGTCGGGTGATCCGGTGTATTCCCTCGATAACGACGGTCGGTTTACCTTTGTGAACGAAGCCGGGGTCGAAATGACGGGATACGATGAGGAGAAACTTCTCGGAGAACATATCTCGATCATCATGGAGGAAGTGGATATCGAACGAGGCAAGCAGTTGATCGATTCTCTCCTTGCGAGCGAGGGGACATGGGATACCTTCGAGATGGAAGTGATAACCCGAGATGACGAGCGGATTCTGTGTGAGAACCACCTCGGGTTACTTCCCGAGAGCTGTGAGTACAGCGGGACAGTCGGTATCCTCCGCGATATAACTGACAGAAGTCAGCGAAAGCGGGAACTTGAACGACAGAACGCGCGATTAGAAGAGTTCACCAGCGTCGTCTCTCACGACCTCCGAAACCCACTTTCGGTCGCAAAAGGACGACTGAAGGCCGCCCAAGACGAGTGCGAGAGTGAACATCTCGATCATGTTCAATCCGCTCATGAACGGATGGAGGCGTTGATCGAGGACCTACTCACACTCGCTCGTGAAGGCGAGGCAGTAACTGATCTTGAACAAGTCGACCTCGGGAGTGTAGCCGCGAATTGCTGTCATGCTACCAGCGAGGCTGAGGGAAATCCATGCATCGCCACGGACAAGATCATTCGAGCGGATCGGAGCCGCCTACAACAACTGTTGGAGAACTTGTTTGCTAATGCGGTCGAACATGGTGGTGAGGATGTGACGATCACGGTCGGTGATTTCGACAATGGGTTCTTCGTCGAAGATGATGGGGTCGGAATCCCCGAATCGGAGCGTAGTCGAGTATTGGAAGCCGGCTACTCCACATCAGCGGAGGGAACAGGGTTCGGACTCGGGATTGTCAAACAAATCGCGGAAGCACATGGTTGGGCGGTGGATGTTACTGAGAGTGAGAGTGGTGGGGCACGAATCGAGATTACCGATGTAGAGTTCCTCTGA